The Setaria viridis chromosome 6, Setaria_viridis_v4.0, whole genome shotgun sequence genome includes the window CACGTGGCCGGCTTCTCTAGCCGATGCATGGCTTTGAGCCTTTGAAGAAGCGACCCCCCTCCGCGGTAATGACGATGGCGGTGGCTGGTGTTGAGCCTCATGATGGTAGCCGCCTTTTCTTCTCCACTCCTCCTCATCCGGCCATCCGTCTCTAGCTCAGGTTCTCGCTGGATGAGGCATCACTGCCACGTGGTTTTTGTGCAGGATCAGATTGGTTTGGAGCTTAGTGCTAAGCAATCAAGCTCCCCTTGCCACCGAAGCTTTCTTCTCCGTGATGCCTCTGTCACAGACCCGGCCATGCAACCTGTAATCTCCACTGCTCAATGGTAAGCTCCATAATTCCTTTATTGGTGACCAAATACAAATACTTAGTTTTGTTCCTGTACCACATCCAGTCCAGGTTTGGACGGAATTCATTGTGTCAATTTGGACTGAACCATTGTTTTGGCgcctatatttttcttttgtgatgATTAAGTTCTGTGTAATCCCTCATTGTACACCAAGTTGTGCCTTTGTGACTCATATGTTCATATTATTAATACGGTATGACTGATCTTGCAAGAGGTTAAAATGCTCAAATTTGTAGGTTTGGTCTACCCTTCCAAATTTAAttcatttcatttcaaaaaatattGTGCATATCTCTGTTTTTCAGTTTTTGATAACTGACAAATTAGTTGGTTTAGAATTTCTGGCTGTAGCATGGCATTTCTCATCTAGATTTCAGTAGACAGGAATAATGCCATGGGTGCACTATTTAAGAGAAGCCGGCTTCAGAACTTAACCTTTCAAACTTGTTGCTATTAGATGTATTGGTAACCACTGCATTATCTGAATGATACAGCTTGATCAAGCTgtatgtgatgtcctcatctgGACTTGTTGACCATTGTAAAGGGGACTGATGAATTTAGGAAAGAAGAAAGAACCCGGAGAAAAACTACTGCAATCCGCATGATGCTAGCAAGTGTGAAAAGGTGTCTGACTTCCTCTGCACCCAATCTCTTTGGTTTCTGTGCTATGTTATCAACCAATCTTATTTTTTGATGATTAACACAAATTGATCTTACTCCAAGAACAAAAAACTAGGCTAGCTTCATGAGGGAAACATGTGTTGAAAACTGGGATAAACAGTGCAGTTACGTCCTTTGCTGTGTAGATGCTGCACGTGTGTGTGAATCCTGTTGGACAAATAGTTTTTATTATAGTTGAATGGACACTAATCTTGGCCATTTGTTCTTAAAGACGTACATTTAGTTGTCACTGGTGATTGTCATTGATGTTAGCTCTCTCTGGTTCTCCCAAGATGTATTTCATGAGCTTCCTAAGAGGTGAATATAGAGACCATGCGTAGTCGTGGATTTGTAGCATTTACCTCTTCGAATAATTGTATCTGTTAAAACCTGCAATTCATCTCAAATGTTCAGGTGTTGATCATAATTTATTAGCTCATATACTGATGATGTGCTAATGCAAGCTTTGGGCTTATGAAGTAAGTATTTAGACAGGGAGCAGGTTCGACATGAAGTACTTGTGATACATTTATATCTGTTACAGAAGAatgtttttgttgtttttatGGCAGATAGAGGAGATTGGACAGTAAGAACCCCCAAAGATAAATCATTTTGTTCGCCTGAACACCCGTACGAATATTGCCTTGGCTTCAGCTTAACAACGGCTGAAAGACAGCTATGGTTtttgctgcagctcgagcccatCGTTCATGTTCTCTAGCTGCATAGGCAAGTTTCCGGTTCGGGTCTCACACACAATGCCATGAAGACATTTCTGCTGTACTTGCTGCAAAACATGGCGTGTAAAAACTCAGACATCTGCAACATCTGCAACTGGGACATGTACTCATTGACATCAAGGACAATGAAACAGTGATTCAAGGACCTGTTTGGCTTGGAGTGGATCAACATATCTTTTCTACAAATTGCTTGGATTCCCATTGTAAAGCATTCATGAGTTTGTCCTTTTCTTTCGATGAATTGAGCTGTGGAAGGAGCAATACTCACAAGTGAAAGGAATTATAAACAGACTATCTTTTAAATTAGGTCAGGAATGAATATTttgccatcctcaacaaaaTTTGTTAGCTTTTCTAATTTACTCATTATCGTGGGTTGGGTGTGTATTATCAACAAAAGCACGCGCGTGCTGTGCGGGCGTTGTGACTAGTCCTCTCAAAAGGTTGACACACATACCCTTGTCCCAAAATTTCTAGCTAGATCTAGGAAATTTGCTCTTTGCATTAGAGAGAACATGGAAAATGaataattgtaaaactaattaaagtatgtaaaatttTTGTAATATGTCAACatagaaatattttttatattttattttatcaaATAAATTTGTTCTTTTCATAGGCAACACTTGTTCATATTTTGCAGATATTTTATTATGTAAATAGATAGGTCGATCGGTCTCCTTGTACACTTTAGCTACTTAGCTTTTCAACATATATATTAACAAAAATGATGAAATTGTAATTAACGATACATATGTATGTAACACTGAGGAAACAATATCATtgcatattaaaaaatataagtaATTTGTTGTATAAAATAGTGGCCAAGATCATTAAAATTTGATTTGTGTTTCTTGGACAACATCAACTTTGGATTAGAAGTGCTATTCACTGTTGTTTTACAGAAGTAGAAAAAGGAATTTGATATTTTGGTGTGCATGGAAACCATATTTATGTTATCAACAAAACTACAAAAGATGCCCAGGATGCTAGAAATCAGCCCTGACCTCTCGTAAACAGTAAGGTTCGTATATGTAGATTGAAAAAAAGAGTAACTAGTGGCTTTTTATGTGTATACATTTGGCTGGCTGTGCAATTCTCTGCTtgctgcaaaataaaaaaagaacttgACTGGTCCTAGCAAATAATGCACAGGCAGTTCATTATGAATAGTATTAAACAAATGGATATGAAGGATTACGTTGAGTTGTCTAATTTAGctacattttctttttcatagtcATCAACCCACGAGCAATTGCATCTATATGAATGTTAGTTGCGTGCAACAAGTGCTTCTCCGGGTGGCCAGGCTAGCTGGAGTGGACAGATGTATaggatagtgtttggttcgtgctaagaTAACATAAACGCAAAGtgaatcagattacagtgtatttggtGGCGGAATAAgtgattaccctctttgtttggttgcactctggtaacgtaatcagattacggtgtgggtgttgtatctgattacggtgggggaggaggtgTAACAAgtttgtatagatattatttaggtaagggattcgattacagtgtcaattgattacaaaccaccacAATCAAACGtatgtaatgggattcgttaccttTGGTAACCAGATTATGTTACATTTGAGTTAATAACCAAACATCACCTAAAATTACTGTAAGTTGCTCAAGGTACTTGGCATTGTGCATGTATATATAACTGAGGTTGGCTTGGCAATTTGGCATATAGCAGATTAGCTTATTGTCAGGTCAGCTTCTCAGGAGTAGTTTAGTAAATCGCGTGTCACACGAGCCTTGGCAACATGCTAGCACATTGAAGCTGGAAGCGACGACCTGCGAGTTGCCAGCATATGATGAGGATGCTGGCCGCTCTACAGGCACGTCGGACTGTTGTTGGGTTTCTTGGGTCATTATGACATGCGTGCACGAGCTATATAGCGTTTTAGTCTATCGCGTGTTTTATTTGTTGTTGGGGAAAAGTAGTCTTGTTTGGTAATTTCTGACTTACCATTGCTGTGGCTAGATGCGTAAAGATAGTGGTCATCAAATGAGGTGAATAAGTATACATGGTTGGATCATAATTTGAGAGGTCAGTGCATTCATAATACAATGGCGAGCAAAGTGGGAGCAAAAGATTATAACATCCTAATATTTGATCAATCTGCAGGCCGGCAAACTGCTTGTAGTTGTACCCTACGCAACAACTAACGGATGCAGAACATTCAGGACATAATGAtcacacatttttttttataactttACCAGATCTCTTCCACATGGACATTGGGGGGAGAATTAGGCAAATCAGTCCAATAATCAGGTATATGCAACGAAACGGCACTATAAATAAGGCCACCATACAGACATCTGAGCACGTGCCAGTCCCAGCAAACGAAGGCAGtcgcctagctagctagcagggCTTACCCGACTCCGTGCGAGCACCATGGCTTCGtccaccgccggcggccatTGCTTCCTTCTTGCTCTTCTCCTTCTCACCTCCGCCGCCTATGGGCAGCTCTCGCAGAACTTCTACACCACAAATTGCTCGACGTTGGATACAATCATTACAAGGGAGGTGTCTCGTGTCTTGTTCACCAACCCACCACCCCAAGGCGGTCGCCGCTTGTTCGCCGACCCACCACCCCAAGGCGGTACCCTGATAGGCGGCTCCCTCCTCCGGctcttcttccacgactgcttcgttcAGGTATATACCGTGCGCGATCCTAAAAACCACTCGAGGTATCATATATGACATTCACTTATTTGGTTGTGAATAATGTAGGGCTGCGACGCCTCTGTTCTTCTGAACGAGGACgtgaaaaagggaaaaatgtTGAGCGAGAAGCAAGCCGGCCCCAACCTCAACTCCCTACGCGGTTTCGAGGTCATCGACCGGATCAAGGGCGAGGTCGAGAAGGCTTGCCCCGgcgtcgtctcctgcgccgacatcctcgcccTCGCCACGCGGGCAGCCGTCGTCGCCGTAAGAGCTTAACATGACATATACCTACCATGCAAAAACGTGTAGCTGCTTATATTAACACATCCATGCATATTTCAATCGTCGTTGCGGCGTTTGCAGCTCAACGGACCAACCTGGCCGCTGTTGCTCGGCCGTCGCGACTCGACGACGGCGAACCAGGACGAAGCGAACACCGACCTCCCGTCGCCCGGCTCCGACCTCGACAACCTCATCGCGGCGTTCGACAAGAAGGGCTTCAACGCTAGCGAGCTGGTGGCGCTCTCCGGCTTCGACGACTTCGGGAGCGCGATGAAGAAGATATCGGAGTTGGGGGTCCTCACCGGATCGAACGGCCAGGTCAGGGCTAACTGCGGGAGGGTCAACTAGCTGTGTTGCCGTTGACCGGTGCTAGCTGCTGAGTACAACGATCTGGTCTACCGTCTACTATGCGTACcgatttaatttaatttttgcGTCTGTGTGCGGTGAGTCGTCGTGTTTGCAAAGGGACAGCAGTTCCATATGCCAGCACGAGTCTCTCGGTGACTTCAAGTGTTTCGAGTGCGTGGATCGTGTAATTGCAGTTTACCACgctcttccttcctcttttaTGAGTAAGAGTTTTAAGTTAAACTACtttaaatttataaatattcatAAAAAGAGTACTAAAATTTACCGCATCAAATAAGTGGGCTGTAAAAATAGTGTTTCGTATAGCATATCTGACATCCCATTTAGGAGAGTTTATAGTGGCTTCAACTTCACATGTTCTGACATCCTATTTAGGAGGGTTTATAGTGACTTCAACTTCACATGTTTACCCACCTTGAGGTACAATATCGTCAAGTCGTTCCACAACTCAAAATAAGGTACAATATCGTCAAGTCGTTCCACAACTCAAAACAAAAGTAAACtagaagttttttttatttgcttcactgATGAAGCCCTCCCAATGGTCCCTAATTATCTATCCTAATTGGAAAAAAGTTTATATAACCCCCAACCCATTACAAGCGGACTACTTCACCCCTAAACTACAAAACCGGACTTTGTAGACCTTAAACTATGCAATACCACTCAAATTATCCCCTGGGTGGTTTCGCATGACGGTTTTGCCACTGTGGCATGCCACGCTGGCGTGAGCCCACTTCTATCTTTCTTCTACCCACCCCTTCTCCACCTGCTGCAATTGACTCGTCCGCGGCCCTAGCCACCCGGCTCCCTGCGCCGCCCGTTCGTGCGCCTGGCCAAGCAGCTCCCTGCGCCGCCTGTCCACGTAGGCCATGGAGCAAGGCGAGCGGCGGGGGCAAGACTTGCGGCGGAGCAGGACCTCGCGGCCGCAGGGCTCGCAACGGTGGCACGACTCGCGGTGGAAGCTGGAGCTAGCAGCCGCGGCAGGGAGCCACGCTGGCCAAGCCAGCGATTTCCTTGCTTTCTCTCACTGCTCGCTCATGCAACCAGCACGCCGCCGGCCAAATCAATCACCGCCGGTCAACAATTTGCAACAAGCACGGGTAAAATCGATGGTCCATGGACTCCTCTTCTCTCATATGCTCTTAATTTTATTGAAGATAGCTTATTTACCattagctgctgctgctcttaaGTTGCGTGGTAAAGTCCGTCAATGGCAGATAATCCTCTTGGACATTGGCGCGTGATGGAACAGCGCGTCCCAGATCAGGAGCAGGGGAAGAACGCGAGGTGCTGGGAGACTCCTCCGCATGATCGCCTAGATAAAAACTCTTGCATTTTGTGTCGTCAAAAGCTAGCTAGAGATGTTTTCAGTTGCAACGGAATAAAGTTTGATTAGCTGTGAACTTTGTCTATTTGGTAGCTGTTCCTCACTTGAATCCATGAGCCGTTTCTCTGTCCTATGAAATTGAAAGCAGGAATGGGGCTGTGTTCTACTGATGCAAATATTAGTTGCTTCCCTTCCCTGTTAGAAAATTAAGAaccttttttttgcaaatatttCTACTGATGCAGGAATGCTTGAACTTGGTTTGAATCTTGCTTGAATCTTTTCAAGGGAGCTCCTATGTGTCTTCCAACAATTTTTTACATGCACCAATTTTTTTTGCACTCACcaacattatttttttaatatttttttgacaTTCATCAACCTTTTTACCgaaaaaatgttgagatagttcatctaaaatgttgagCTGAATTATAGATGTTTAAGTAAGACAGGGGTTGGCCCACTAAACGAGCAGAAATATTCAGCCATCATCCGGCCCGGCCCACTAACGCTGGAATGGGCCGGCTAAAACCCTCGCAAAATATCTTCTTGGTCCTCACCCTTCTTTAAAGCGAACGCGCAcgcactctctctcttcctccgcTCACCTTATCCCCTTCCGGCAAAACCTCGCGCGCTCCTCCAATGGCAACCTCCCTcccgaccaccgccgccgccgcgcgcctcgcgGCGCAGGCCTTCGCCTTCCCGTCGCCGAGGccttcctccgccaccgcctccgccgccctcccgcgcgccgccttCCCCGCAATCGCCGTCGCGGCGGTGAGGCCCCGGCGAGCGCAGCAGCTGAAGcctccggccgcggcgggggccgctgGGGGCGAGCAGAGGGAGACGATACTGCTCCCCGGGTGCGACTACAACCACTGGCTGATCGTCATGGAGTTCCCCAAGGACCCCGCCCCCACCCGCGAGCAGATGATCGACACCTACCTCAACACCCTCGCCACCGTCCTCGGAAGGTAACCTCACTCACTCAACGATACTTACACGTGGGCCGGTTGTGCGAGGATCAAATGTCGCCGCCTTTCCGAATCCCCTTGCTAATTTGCTAAATTGCGAGGCAAAATAGTTGGGGAACGAAATGATGTTTTAATAGTAGCTGTCAGCCTGTGATGGGGAAAAGATGGAGAGCGTTCCAGTTTGGATAGGGATGGGTGTCGGAAACCCACAATTCTCACATATTAACCGCTGAGTTCATCAATTTTTTAGACAACTGTCTCCGGGATTTTTGCGCATATTGTGTACTTGCACGAAGAGGTACTTGGTTGATAGATATGCAAGATAACACAGCTACTGCCTCCTTGTCGATAAGATTGAGAAATGTCTATTGTGCACACAGGAAATGGCTGTTGGATAGCACTTAGAAGTTAGAACATAGAGCAACATTTCATTTCCATCGTTACCCCACATATTTGATGACTGACATTGTGTCACCTGATGTAACCTGCTGCATTGTTTAGCATCAACATTTTTCGATGCCATATGAAGATTCATCCTCTAGTTCATTGACCTGATAAAAGAGCTGCaatgcaatgttttttttttgttaatgtTGATCAGTTTGCAAGTGAAGCAAGTTGATCAGTTCGTGAAGCACGGAGTGCGGGCATGGTGAAGCATGATTAGTATACAGCAATAGTGGCTGTGTTGGATGCAGCCTGTGGCTTTGTTAGTGGTGCTAGCTGCGTGAGTTTTCTTGCCAGGTTGTGCAGCTGAGATGCAGCTTAGTGCGTGCGTGTTTGTGGTGTTAAAATCTGTGTAATCGTGTTGTAGTGTGGTGATATAGTGCAAAAGAGGGTGCTGTTGTGTGGTGCCGCAAAATAGTCTGTGTGATTCTCATCTGTGAGTGGGTGGTGTGATCCTGGGAGGTGCTAGAGGCTAACAGTTAATTAAATAATTGTGCGCATATGACTCTAAACTGGATATTTTGTTGCATTGGCAGTATGGAGGAAGCCAAGAAGAACATGTATGCATTCAGCACAACCACCTACACAGGGTTCCAGTGCACTGTTGATGAAGAGACATCAGAGAAGTTCAAGGGTGAATCCTCAATTGACTAAATTAACTAACCGATTGTTCCAAATATTTTGGATGGCCCTGGCTCATACTGTTTTTCTGCTTCCTGTAGGTTTGCCTGGTGTTCTGTGGGTGCTTCCTGATTCCTACATTGATGTAAAAAACAAGGACTATGGAGGTCATTGCAACACTACCAACCTCTGCAGCGGTGCTTTTATATATGTCTTGCTTCTTTCATCACAAGATGCTCAACAATTTCTCTTTCCTCCATTCAGGTGACAAATACATAAACGGTGAGATAATTCCCTGCACGTACCCAACCTACCAGCCAAAGGAACGGAGAACATCTAAGTATGAGAGTAGACGGTATGAGAGGCGAAGAGATGGCCCCCCAGCCAACAGGAGACCAAGGCAACAGGCCCCCCAGACTGAGTCAGCATCTTCATGAGGTAGAAACACATCTGAATCAGTCCATTTGCACAGCTTGTCGCCTAAACTGAACCCCCTCCTTATCACAGTATTGCAGGCATTTATCCACATACTACTGAAACAACAGAGCACGCGCGTTGGCACCATGTACGGACAAGCAGGCAAATCCATCCTCAGCCCAAAATATCATGCAGAGCTGTGCAAGTGACCCGCACAGCTTGGATTTGGATCATGTGGATGGGTGCTGATATTTTGAGCAGACTATGACATCTCAGTGTGACACATGACTGAAAACCCTGATTCATCTAAAGTGTTACTATTCTCCCAACTCCTAGGGAACTATCCTCATGATATTGGATGTCGACTGGCCTAGCTGTATCACGGAATTCTAAATGTGCTCCAGTTCCCCTTTTGAGCTTTGCTTGAACAGTTGGCCTTTTGCCATAGTATTATACTTGCATGTTCTGCTTGAGTTTGCATATTGGGTCATTGAAGGAAGTGAGATTTATTCGTCCTTGTTAATGTGATGCGTTTTTTGCTCTCTGGATTGTACTGTGTGCTTGATTGTTAGATGTGAAATGAGAACCTTGAGGTGCTCTTTCACCCCAAGACAGTTTGACTGGGGTATGGTTGGGATAGCTCAAGATTGGAGGACATGACCATGTTGTGGTAAACCATTGATTGTTCATCTGATTATGTGAATCTATGGACGGTGTTGGTTTTTAGTTGAATTTGCATAATCATATAAGAAAACAAATGAAATGAACCCTACGTCGGTTGTAATTTGCAATTTAGCTGCCCTCACCTGTTATATGGAGCAAATTCCTGGATTTCATCTGTTTTTTTGAAAGAATGATTTCATCTGTTGAagtctatttttttctttccagaAGTATTGTTGATTCTTTCGTTTTTGCAAGTTTTGTTCCACAAATTAGTGAGAATCCAGTGGTAGAACAAAATGAAAGTAAGTGATACAAGAGAAGTTTCAGAATTAATGgcaaaacaagaaaagaaaagtcacCCGATTTGTAGTGCGTCAGTGAGATCTGACGAGCAATAGTTACAGCAGCCTTTCAATGCGATCGCATCTCACTTCtcacatatgtttttttttgcacgAATTTGGCAGAAATGCAAATATACACTGTAAAATTCCTGCTCTGCCAAACCATGAACACTACACCAAACGGCTGTCGTGAAGATCGCATCCGTCCATTTACCAATCCGACGGCCACGACATTACTAActggaaaaggaaagaaaaagagcgAAGGGTATTCTGGTCAATCCAGATATGaaccctgccgccgccacacGGGGGGCAGTACGGTCATTTCGCCCCAAGCCCTAGAAAGCTCTTAAACCCCAGGTTTAGCAGAGGCGGCGAATCCCTAATTCCCCCTCCAGTCTTCGGCACC containing:
- the LOC117861438 gene encoding cationic peroxidase 1 — encoded protein: MASSTAGGHCFLLALLLLTSAAYGQLSQNFYTTNCSTLDTIITREVSRVLFTNPPPQGGRRLFADPPPQGGTLIGGSLLRLFFHDCFVQGCDASVLLNEDVKKGKMLSEKQAGPNLNSLRGFEVIDRIKGEVEKACPGVVSCADILALATRAAVVALNGPTWPLLLGRRDSTTANQDEANTDLPSPGSDLDNLIAAFDKKGFNASELVALSGFDDFGSAMKKISELGVLTGSNGQVRANCGRVN
- the LOC117860624 gene encoding multiple organellar RNA editing factor 9, chloroplastic, which codes for MATSLPTTAAAARLAAQAFAFPSPRPSSATASAALPRAAFPAIAVAAVRPRRAQQLKPPAAAGAAGGEQRETILLPGCDYNHWLIVMEFPKDPAPTREQMIDTYLNTLATVLGSMEEAKKNMYAFSTTTYTGFQCTVDEETSEKFKGLPGVLWVLPDSYIDVKNKDYGGDKYINGEIIPCTYPTYQPKERRTSKYESRRYERRRDGPPANRRPRQQAPQTESASS